The Virgibacillus dokdonensis genome includes a window with the following:
- the hisG gene encoding ATP phosphoribosyltransferase — translation MAAFTIAVAKGRTADQSIHLLDSMGITFQQLTSSSRKLIFYNSDETIKLIFVKGVDVPTYVAKGAADIGIVGKDNILESQADVYEVLDLKIGTCKFAVAGKPGQLLDTIKPLTIATKYPTIARNYFSRKGKSIDIVKLNGSVELAPLIGLADVIVDIVETGNTLRENGLIILEEVEPISTRLIVNKASFALKSQAIHSFIQEVQKNLT, via the coding sequence ATGGCTGCATTTACAATCGCCGTTGCCAAAGGTCGGACAGCAGATCAATCGATTCATTTACTGGACAGTATGGGGATTACATTCCAACAGTTAACTTCTTCTAGCAGAAAACTAATTTTTTATAACAGTGATGAAACGATTAAATTAATCTTTGTAAAAGGTGTAGATGTACCTACTTATGTAGCAAAAGGAGCAGCGGATATAGGAATTGTAGGAAAAGACAATATTTTGGAATCACAAGCAGATGTCTACGAAGTTCTCGACTTAAAAATTGGCACGTGTAAATTTGCCGTTGCTGGAAAGCCCGGACAACTTTTAGATACGATAAAGCCATTAACAATTGCTACAAAATATCCAACCATTGCACGAAACTATTTTTCTCGTAAAGGGAAATCAATAGATATTGTGAAATTGAACGGATCTGTCGAATTAGCCCCGTTAATTGGCTTAGCAGATGTCATTGTTGATATCGTAGAAACTGGCAACACATTAAGGGAAAACGGCTTGATTATTTTAGAGGAAGTAGAACCAATTAGCACAAGACTGATCGTAAATAAGGCAAGCTTTGCATTAAAATCACAAGCAATCCATTCGTTTATTCAAGAAGTTCAGAAAAACTTAACGTAG
- the hisD gene encoding histidinol dehydrogenase has product MERLTKQQYWDYKERSAQLMEEKEAARNETVLEIIKRVRNEGDQAVRSFTEKFDRVQILDFTVSEEEFAEARKSVSPAFMKAIKAATENISQYHKKQLEQSWLDMSEPGKVIGQKVTPLDRVAIYVPGGKAAYPSTVLMNAIPAKIAGVKHIYITTPPQADAKINPYVLVAAKEAGVENIYKIGGAQSIAAFAYGTESVPKVQKITGPGNAYVASAKKWVYGDVAIDMIAGPSEILVVADETANADFVAADLLSQAEHDEEARAVCITTSDAQADAIEQAVRSQTKNLTRKEIIKKSLAQHGKIIVVDTIDDAFPIVNDIAPEHLQLMIANPMEKLGAVKHAGAIFLGNYSPEALGDYVAGPNHTLPTNGTATFASPLGVYDFMKKSSVIYYDKPSLLASADTIIEIANTEQLTAHAQSVQIRKEETDAKP; this is encoded by the coding sequence ATGGAACGCTTAACGAAACAACAATATTGGGATTATAAAGAAAGAAGCGCACAACTTATGGAGGAAAAAGAGGCAGCACGTAACGAAACGGTGTTGGAAATTATTAAGCGCGTTCGAAACGAAGGAGATCAAGCAGTCCGCTCTTTCACAGAAAAATTTGACCGTGTCCAAATCCTTGATTTCACCGTTTCGGAGGAGGAGTTTGCCGAAGCTAGAAAATCCGTATCTCCTGCTTTTATGAAGGCAATTAAAGCAGCGACAGAAAATATTTCCCAATACCATAAAAAACAGTTGGAGCAATCCTGGTTAGATATGAGTGAGCCTGGAAAAGTGATCGGACAGAAGGTTACGCCTTTGGATCGTGTGGCAATTTACGTACCTGGCGGAAAAGCAGCGTATCCTTCCACCGTATTAATGAACGCTATACCAGCCAAAATTGCGGGTGTAAAGCATATTTATATTACGACGCCACCACAAGCAGACGCTAAAATTAATCCGTATGTATTAGTAGCGGCAAAGGAAGCCGGCGTTGAAAACATCTATAAGATTGGCGGAGCACAATCAATTGCAGCTTTTGCTTACGGTACAGAATCCGTACCCAAAGTACAAAAGATTACTGGACCTGGAAATGCTTATGTAGCAAGCGCAAAAAAATGGGTGTATGGTGATGTAGCCATTGATATGATTGCGGGGCCAAGTGAAATTTTAGTCGTCGCCGATGAAACAGCAAACGCAGACTTTGTCGCAGCCGATTTACTCTCACAAGCAGAACACGATGAAGAAGCACGTGCCGTTTGTATAACGACAAGCGATGCACAAGCAGATGCCATTGAACAAGCGGTACGTTCCCAAACAAAAAATTTGACAAGAAAAGAAATTATTAAAAAATCGCTTGCCCAGCACGGCAAAATCATTGTCGTTGATACAATAGATGATGCTTTTCCCATTGTAAATGACATCGCTCCAGAACATTTACAGCTCATGATTGCGAATCCAATGGAAAAGCTTGGCGCGGTAAAACATGCGGGTGCTATCTTTTTAGGAAATTATTCACCAGAAGCTTTAGGAGATTACGTTGCCGGACCGAACCATACGTTACCGACAAACGGCACGGCTACGTTTGCTTCCCCGCTCGGTGTGTATGATTTTATGAAAAAGTCAAGCGTTATTTATTATGATAAACCTTCACTACTTGCTAGTGCAGAT